In one Oryza glaberrima chromosome 2, OglaRS2, whole genome shotgun sequence genomic region, the following are encoded:
- the LOC127763551 gene encoding F-box protein At5g07610-like yields MAGEAILFSDDIIANILAWLPPKNAARMRLVCKQWHAVTSEHHLMHTNFSRSRDGHSVAGFFLSNELHKKFSYNPLRDSSATHPAAPDLSFVPESGDTVPESGSTVPRKIYVTSSCNGLLLCRRPMDSSVASGARWCCYYVCNPATKRFVEIPTPPDGRGRHLNLAYDPSRSPVYKVVALGLAGVHVYSSQARSWRAALRYERGSNPFAGIHHSRGVHWNGSLVWMTSRSRSLLRFAVDDGEGELSSLPMPPARHLQPENRWICGYLGVGESAGAGRGHLRMIGYTEEEKLAARFDVVGMAGDCREWRVLYRVDLTRMKELYPDIQRKTRKHHLIWPRRARLVDCLDLWPLHVAEHGSLLLFGIPGKIMAYGMEDQAISVVWEDAAPPQPRFFRYAWFDFYPYTAGLFAV; encoded by the coding sequence ATGGCAGGGGAGGCGATATTATTCTCCGACGATATCATCGCCAACATCCTCGCCTGGCTTCCTCCAAAGAATGCCGCTCGTATGCGGCTCGTGTGCAAGCAATGGCATGCCGTGACATCGGAGCACCATTTAATGCACACAAACTTCTCGAGGAGCAGAGACGGCCACTCCGTTGCCGGCTTCTTCCTCAGCAACGAGCTCCACAAGAAGTTCAGCTACAATCCTCTACGCGACAGTAGCGCCACGCATCCCGCTGCTCCCGACCTCTCGTTCGTCCCGGAGAGCGGCGACACCGTCCCGGAGAGCGGCTCCACCGTCCCGCGCAAGATCTACGTCACCAGCTCGTGCAACGGGCTGCTCCTCTGCCGCCGGCCGATGGATAGCAGCGTCGCCTCCGGGGCGCGCTGGTGCTGCTACTACGTCTGCAACCCGGCCACCAAGAGGTTCGTCGAGATACCTACGCCGCCGGACGGCCGCGGGCGCCACCTGAACCTGGCGTACGACCCGTCCAGGTCGCCGGTGTACAAGGTCGTCGCGCTggggctcgccggcgtccaCGTGTACTCCTCCCAGGCTCGGTCATGGAGGGCGGCGCTCCGTTACGAGCGCGGCAGCAACCCGTTCGCGGGGATCCACCACTCCCGGGGCGTGCACTGGAACGGCTCGCTGGTGTGGATGACATCGCGCTCGCGCTCCCTGCTCCgcttcgccgtcgacgacgggGAAGGAGAGCTGAGCAGCCTGCcgatgccgccggcgaggcaTCTGCAGCCGGAGAATCGCTGGATCTGCGGTTACCTCGGGGTCGGGGAGTCAGCTGGTGCCGGCCGGGGCCACCTCCGGATGATCGGCTacacggaggaggagaagctcgCCGCCCGCTTCGACGTGGTGGGGATGGCAGGAGACTGCCGCGAGTGGCGCGTGCTGTACCGCGTCGACCTCACGCGCATGAAGGAGTTGTACCCGGATATACAGCGGAAAACGCGGAAGCACCACCTGATCTGGCCGCGCCGCGCTAGGCTAGTCGACTGCCTGGATCTCTGGCCGCTGCACGTCGCCGAGCACGGTAGCTTGCTGCTCTTCGGAATTCCGGGCAAGATCATGGCTTACGGCATGGAGGACCAGGCGATTTCGGTGGTCTGGGAAGATGCCGCGCCGCCACAACCTCGGTTCTTCCGCTACGCTTGGTTCGACTTTTATCCGTACACCGCAGGCTTGTTTGCCGTGTAA
- the LOC127761492 gene encoding defensin-like protein CAL1 — protein MAPSRRMVASAFLLLAILVATEMGTTKVAEARHCLSQSHRFKGMCVSSNNCANVCRTESFPDGECKSHGLERKCFCKKVC, from the exons ATGGCTCCGTCTCGTCGCATGGTCGCgtccgccttcctcctcctggcCATCCTCGTCGCCACAG AGATGGGGACGACCAaggtggcggaggcgaggcACTGCCTGTCGCAGAGCCACAGGTTCAAGGGCATGTGCGTGAGCAGCAACAACTGCGCCAACGTGTGCAGGACGGAGAGCTTCCCCGACGGCGAGTGCAAGTCGCACGGCCTCGAGCGCAAGTGCTTCTGCAAGAAGGTCTGCTAG
- the LOC127764336 gene encoding F-box protein At5g49610-like, with the protein MVRKMTFPDEIIANILTRLPPKELVRARVVCKQWHALTSEHLFMHTNLLRTNAGHPVIAGFFLNDEIHETFSYNPLLRGYSSPDLSFIPTTADTANSETYVTSSCHGLLLCRRRRRIDGELGVYRARHYVCNPETMEFFEVDVPAGAGGAGQYLNLAYDPLKSRHQYRIVARGHDGIRVYSSRTRFWRTAVRYDGRCRRSPFAGLRHPRGVFWNGSLVWAMLSPRLLRFAIDSGELSEMPLPPRLRSEGWFHAGWVYAYVGESGGRLQVIGYTDEERRAACFDVLEMRDDEEGEWTVLYRVDLTRVEELYDPGDDDGARVARVTLEHFSWGGAPLHVVRGPGEAGRHGVLFFSVPGKIACYDAESRAVSVVWQDTATTSSPKHLLSYTWFNFYAYTPSFLRL; encoded by the coding sequence ATGGTAAGGAAGATGACATTCCCCGATGAGATCATAGCCAACATCCTGACACGGCTACCGCCTAAGGAGCTCGTCCGCGCGCGAGTCGTGTGCAAGCAATGGCACGCCTTGACGTCGGAACACCTCTTCATGCACACAAACCTCCTGCGCACCAACGCCGGTCACCCCGTCATCGCCGGCTTCTTCCTCAACGACGAGATCCACGAGACGTTCAGCTACAACCCCCTCCTCCGAGGCTATTCCAGCCCCGACCTCTCGTTCATCCCGACCACCGCCGACACGGCTAACTCCGAGACCTACGTCACCAGCTCCTGCCACGGGCttctcctctgccgccgccgtcgacgcatCGACGGCGAGCTTGGCGTGTACAGAGCACGGCACTACGTCTGCAACCCGGAAACCATGGAATTCTTCGAGGTTGACGTcccggccggcgccggtggcgccggCCAATATCTGAACCTCGCCTACGACCCGTTGAAGTCGCGGCACCAGTACAGGATCGTCGCGCGCGGGCACGACGGCATCCGCGTCTACTCCTCCCGGACACGTTTTTGGCGCACGGCGGTCCGGTACgacggccgctgccgccgcagcccgTTCGCGGGGCTCCGCCACCCGCGTGGCGTCTTCTGGAACGGCTCGCTGGTGTGGGCGATGCtgtcgcctcgcctcctccgcttcGCCATCGACAGCGGGGAGCTGAGCGagatgccgctgccgccgaggcTGCGGTCCGAGGGCTGGTTCCACGCCGGGTGGGTGTACGCCTACGTCGGCGAGTCCGGCGGCCGGCTGCAGGTGATCGGGTACACCGACGAGGAGAGGCGGGCCGCCTGCTTCGACGTGCTGGAGAtgcgcgacgacgaggagggggaGTGGACGGTGCTGTACCGCGTCGACCTGACGCGGGTTGAGGAGCTCTACGaccccggcgacgacgacggcgcgcgcgtgGCGAGGGTGACGCTGGAGCACTTCTCGTGGGGAGGCGCGCCGCTGCACGTCGTGCGGGGGCCCGGGGAGGCGGGGCGGCACGGCGTGCTGTTCTTCAGCGTGCCCGGGAAGATCGCGTGCTACGACGCCGAGAGCCGGGCGGTCTCGGTGGTCTGGCAGGAcacggcgacgacgtcgtcgccgaAACACTTACTGTCTTACACGTGGTTCAACTTTTATGCCTACACTCCGAGCTTTCTTCGTTTATAG